A region from the Andrena cerasifolii isolate SP2316 chromosome 9, iyAndCera1_principal, whole genome shotgun sequence genome encodes:
- the Toll-7 gene encoding toll-like receptor 7 codes for MTAKYIFMTLINAALLCLASTILSESAGASCKWLSEGGNDTRSADCTLRVLDPAAITSLVPSLDGALKLRIRCSDVHHFESSLNAQSWQRLTSLHELHVHGCKVLRIPEGAFQPLLELKKLTVQTFNGVWGAARYLELAPDSFLGLRELHTLEIVESNLQALPASLFCGLDNLQTLNLSGNRLRDVNDIGLNRQDLVADAEGTVGEACRADVRILDLSRNEIKRLPENSTLVGLRQLQELHLQRNAIVEIAGEALTGLTVLRIFNASYNSLESLPEGLFASARDLRDIHLAYNGLRDLPKGIFTQLEQLLVLNLAGNRLGSDRVDETTFLGLIRLIILDLSYNLLTHIDARMFKDLFFLQILDLRNNTIDRIESNAFLPLYNLHTLELSQNKLHTVGAQLFNGLFVLNRLTLSGNTIASIDPLAFRNCSDLKELDLSGNELAAVPDALRDLAFLKTLDLGENRINDFHNGSFRNLHQLTGLRLIGNDIGNLSRGMLWDLPNLQILNLAKNKVQHVERHAFERNVRLEAIRLDGNFLSDINGVFTSIASLLLLNLSENHIEWFDFAFIPGNLKWLDIHGNFIESLGNYYEIRDSKVKTLDASHNRITELSPLSVPDSVEMLFINNNYINVVRPNTFADKVNLTRVDMYANQIETMELTSLLLTKVPEDRPLPEFYIGGNPFDCNCSMDWLPAINNQTSTREYPRIMDLDNVLCRTSGPRGVAIVSASTARSEQFLCRYEAHCFALCHCCDYDACDCEMTCPAGCKCYNDRTWNTNAVDCSGVSVQEIPRRIPMDATEVYLDGNVLRELQNHVFIGRKNMRVLYVNASGIESIQNRTFNGLNNLQILHLEDNRIRELKGFEFERLSHLRELYLQNNLIGFIDNLTFLPLRSLEILRLSGNQLVTFPVWQVTLNARLVELSLGNNPWSCRCKFLQELSSWVSDNAHKVVDASDVWCYYGGHARPAYRRRLNVNETVCSDYFSQGGVIESIMVSDYLPLVAATLSAVLVLLVIIVLAFIFREPVGAWAYSKYGLRFLRAKPGKSTGTTAMPSAAPMPGCCDGDRDRLYDCYVCYSPSDEDFVLNTLAVELEHGTAGLRLCLHHRDLPCVLRASAPAPIVLEAVDASRRVLIVLTRNFLQTEWSRFEFRAAVHEALRGRAAQLIVVQAGHACPEVERDPELRPYLRTAAAILTWGEKRFWERLRYAIPASNMGDISVESKSSPLVYKRNINTYTLDGVGSEKTSMSTLRAQERQRSLFKDSSPKTALMLQHAPPAYSCGTVSMPQQQPPPSSPQPRLTVNHAYRDAVAVPGSNLIAMNTTVSSGSSEDHRRPLSEHIYSSIDSDYSTLERTAWRQQQPPPPPPPPSSGQAYLV; via the coding sequence ATGACAGCCAAGTATATTTTTATGACGCTAATAAACGCGGCTCTCCTCTGTCTCGCATCGACGATACTATCGGAATCAGCCGGGGCCTCCTGCAAGTGGCTGTCCGAGGGTGGCAACGACACACGTTCCGCGGACTGCACCCTCCGTGTGCTGGATCCGGCCGCGATCACCAGCCTCGTCCCATCGCTCGACGGTGCCCTAAAGCTGCGGATACGTTGCAGCGACGTCCATCACTTCGAGAGCAGCCTGAACGCCCAAAGTTGGCAACGCTTAACCAGCTTGCACGAGCTCCACGTGCACGGCTGCAAGGTGCTGCGTATACCGGAGGGCGCGTTCCAGCCGTTGCTCGAGCTCAAGAAACTGACCGTGCAGACGTTCAACGGCGTATGGGGTGCCGCGCGGTACCTCGAACTCGCCCCGGACTCCTTCCTCGGCCTGCGGGAGCTCCACACCCTGGAGATCGTCGAGAGCAACCTGCAAGCGCTTCCAGCGTCTCTGTTCTGCGGGCTGGACAACCTTCAAACGTTGAATCTGTCTGGGAACCGTTTGCGCGACGTGAACGACATCGGGCTGAATCGTCAGGACCTGGTGGCCGACGCCGAAGGCACCGTCGGGGAGGCATGCAGGGCGGACGTTCGTATTTTGGATCTGTCGCGCAACGAGATCAAACGTCTGCCTGAGAACAGTACGCTGGTCGGGCTACGGCAGCTACAAGAGCTTCACCTGCAACGGAACGCGATCGTCGAGATCGCCGGCGAGGCGCTCACCGGGCTGACGGTGCTGCGTATCTTCAACGCCAGCTACAATTCCCTGGAGTCGCTGCCCGAAGGGTTGTTCGCCAGCGCGAGGGACCTTCGCGACATACACCTGGCGTACAACGGCCTCCGCGACCTGCCCAAGGGTATATTCACTCAGCTGGAGCAGCTGCTGGTACTGAATCTCGCCGGCAACCGGCTGGGAAGCGATCGCGTGGACGAGACCACGTTCCTCGGGCTGATTCGGCTGATCATCCTCGATCTGTCGTACAATCTACTCACGCACATAGACGCCCGTATGTTCAAGGACCTGTTCTTCCTGCAGATCCTCGATCTACGGAACAACACGATAGATAGGATCGAGAGCAACGCCTTTCTACCGCTCTACAATCTGCACACCCTCGAGCTCTCCCAGAACAAGCTTCACACCGTGGGAGCGCAGCTTTTCAACGGGCTGTTCGTACTGAATCGGCTCACGTTGTCCGGCAACACTATCGCGAGCATCGACCCGCTGGCGTTTCGCAACTGTTCCGATTTGAAGGAACTGGATCTGAGCGGTAACGAGCTGGCAGCGGTGCCCGACGCTCTGCGGGACCTCGCCTTCTTGAAGACCCTCGACCTCGGCGAGAACCGGATCAACGATTTCCACAACGGCTCGTTCCGGAACCTCCACCAGCTCACCGGGCTGCGGCTCATCGGGAACGACATCGGCAATTTGTCGCGCGGCATGCTGTGGGACCTGCCGAACCTGCAGATACTGAATCTGGCTAAGAACAAGGTGCAGCACGTCGAGAGGCACGCTTTCGAGAGGAACGTGCGACTGGAAGCCATAAGACTCGACGGGAACTTTCTGTCCGACATCAACGGCGTTTTCACCAGCATCGCCAGCCTCCTGCTGCTCAATCTATCCGAGAATCACATCGAGTGGTTCGACTTCGCGTTCATACccggcaacttgaagtggctgGACATACACGGCAACTTCATCGAGAGCCTGGGCAACTACTACGAGATCCGCGACTCTAAGGTGAAGACGCTGGACGCCAGCCACAATCGTATCACGGAGTTGTCGCCGTTGTCCGTGCCGGACAGCGTCGAGATGCTCTTCATAAATAACAATTACATCAACGTCGTTCGACCGAACACGTTCGCGGACAAGGTGAACCTGACCAGAGTCGACATGTACGCCAACCAGATCGAGACCATGGAGCTCACGTCGTTGCTGCTCACCAAAGTCCCGGAGGACAGGCCCCTGCCGGAGTTCTATATAGGCGGCAACCCGTTCGACTGCAACTGCTCCATGGACTGGCTGCCGGCGATCAACAACCAAACGTCGACCAGGGAGTACCCGCGGATCATGGACCTGGACAACGTGCTGTGCCGCACTTCCGGCCCACGTGGCGTCGCCATCGTGTCCGCGTCAACGGCGCGATCCGAGCAATTCCTCTGCCGCTACGAGGCCCATTGTTTCGCCCTCTGCCACTGCTGCGACTACGATGCCTGCGACTGCGAGATGACCTGCCCGGCCGGGTGCAAGTGCTACAACGACCGGACCTGGAACACGAACGCGGTGGACTGCTCGGGCGTGAGCGTGCAGGAGATACCGCGGCGTATACCGATGGACGCGACCGAGGTCTATCTGGACGGTAACGTGTTGCGCGAGCTGCAGAATCACGTATTCATCGGGCGGAAGAACATGCGGGTGCTGTACGTAAACGCCAGCGGTATAGAGTCGATACAGAACCGCACGTTCAACGGTCTGAACAATCTTCAGATCCTCCATCTCGAGGACAATCGGATACGCGAGTTGAAAGGTTTCGAGTTCGAGCGGCTGTCCCACCTGCGCGAACTTTATCTGCAGAACAATCTGATAGGGTTCATCGACAACCTGACTTTCCTGCCGTTACGCTCACTCGAGATATTAAGGCTGAGCGGTAACCAGTTGGTCACGTTCCCGGTCTGGCAGGTTACCCTGAACGCGCGTCTCGTCGAGCTCTCCCTCGGCAACAATCCGTGGTCCTGTCGCTGCAAGTTCTTGCAGGAGTTGTCCTCGTGGGTGTCGGACAACGCGCACAAAGTGGTGGACGCCAGCGACGTGTGGTGCTATTACGGTGGACACGCGAGGCCCGCGTACCGGCGCCGATTGAACGTTAACGAAACCGTATGCTCGGATTATTTCTCGCAGGGCGGCGTGATCGAGAGCATCATGGTATCGGATTACCTGCCCCTGGTGGCCGCCACGCTGTCCGCGGTCCTCGTTCTCCTAGTAATCATAGTACTGGCGTTTATATTCCGCGAGCCTGTCGGTGCCTGGGCCTACTCCAAGTACGGGCTGCGATTTTTGCGCGCGAAACCGGGCAAGTCCACTGGAACGACGGCGATGCCATCGGCCGCGCCGATGCCCGGTTGCTGCGACGGTGACCGCGACCGGCTCTACGACTGTTACGTCTGTTACAGCCCGAGCGACGAGGACTTCGTGCTGAACACGTTGGCCGTCGAGCTCGAGCACGGCACCGCGGGCCTCCGCCTGTGCCTGCACCATCGCGACCTACCCTGCGTGCTTCGCGCCTCCGCCCCGGCCCCGATCGTCCTCGAAGCGGTGGACGCTTCTCGGCGCGTGCTGATCGTCCTGACCCGTAACTTCTTGCAAACCGAGTGGTCGCGATTCGAGTTCCGCGCGGCCGTTCACGAGGCGCTCCGCGGCAGGGCCGCCCAGCTGATAGTCGTGCAAGCGGGCCACGCGTGCCCGGAAGTGGAACGGGATCCGGAGCTACGGCCGTACCTGAGGACCGCTGCGGCGATACTGACGTGGGGCGAGAAGAGGTTCTGGGAGCGTCTGAGGTACGCGATACCGGCGTCGAACATGGGCGACATATCCGTGGAGAGTAAATCCTCGCCGTTGGTCTACAAGCGGAACATCAACACGTACACGCTGGACGGGGTAGGCAGCGAGAAGACCAGCATGTCGACCCTCCGGGCGCAGGAGAGGCAGCGGTCCCTCTTCAAAGACTCGTCGCCAAAAACCGCATTAATGCTGCAACACGCGCCGCCCGCCTATTCCTGCGGCACGGTCTCGATGCCGCAACAACAACCGCCACCTTCATCGCCGCAGCCGAGGCTGACCGTCAATCACGCGTACAGAGATGCGGTCGCCGTACCAGGTAGCAATCTCATCGCCATGAACACAACGGTGAGCAGCGGCAGCAGCGAGGATCACAGGAGGCCGCTCTCCGAGCACATATACTCGTCCATCGATTCGGATTATTCGACGCTGGAGAGAACCGCCTGGAGGCAGCAACAGCCCCCGCCGCCTCCTCCGCCACCATCTTCCGGCCAGGCGTATCTCGTCTAG
- the LOC143373528 gene encoding uncharacterized protein LOC143373528: MRIVYITCILLASAICSIAGDNAGATGGDNSSASHLAKDVPVTVPPANLTAAVPTTVNATANVTANTSTNIPANPTSTNATEHTVTEASNLPPTEPATTAPTTKNSKTTTVTVSTTVAPTTTTTTAPPTSEKPTTKSPVTTTTSTASTASMGSVTTTGPISTKVAPPSSSPYKERHFDGLSFLGGIILAVCLMAISVFSWKFYRTFNERNYRTL; this comes from the exons ATGAGAATAGTGTATATAACGTGCATTCTGCTGGCTTCGGCCATCTGCAGCATTGCGGGTGACAATG CTGGTGCAACAGGTGGAGATAATAGCTCTGCCAGTCATTTGGCAAAAGATGTACCTGTTACTGTCCCTCCCGCAAACCTTACAGCCGCTGTTCCTACAACCGTCAATGCTACTGCCAATGTAACTGCTAACACTTCTACGAATATTCCTGCTAATCCTACCAGTACCAATGCAACCGAACATACTGTCACCGAGGCTTCCAATCTTCCTCCAACGGAGCCTGCTACTACAGCCCCGACAACAAAGAATTCAAAAACCACGACAGTAACCGTATCAACGACAGTAGCACccacaacgacaacgacaacagCACCACCAACATCTGAAAAGCCCACTACTAAGAGCCCCGTTACAACTACCACGAGCACGGCGTCTACTGCTTCAATGGGATCTGTGACAACTACAGGTCCAATATCGACAAAAGTAGCTCCGCCTTCGTCATCGCCTTATAAGGAACGACATTTCGACGGCCTCAGCTTCTTAG GTGGCATCATTCTAGCCGTCTGTTTGATGGCAATTAGTGTATTCTCATGGAAATTTTATAGAACGTTCAATGAACGAAACTACCGCACTCTATGA
- the LOC143373153 gene encoding galactokinase — translation IRFTVARRLVAGLSCSPHPRSLNTHFPRRWHRKKRCAAARGDVHVCLRLSSLEIKQAVQLVTLIVGKRNRGCKWCHVKTLSDEIAGEKVTRFYLNSENLELSVKEAPWIRYVKATIRSFKAKRAYVPGFEIVIASNVPVRSGLGSSSALVVALYTFLEAITNTYTGNVLEKTLACHLAEKLAAGSSGPRLVDTLTSVIGNEDKIFACDTRSLDIHEHDWNLLDAELILIECPNVQIDRFSGSHSAATRRKAIATVMSTTSRWRTHPAGTSMVERMFPQETKSMARDIANEDERISRMISAIEMERLDQLGRILNSFECLYNLICYISHCVVLILYN, via the exons ATACGTTTCACCGTTGCGCGGCGGCTCGTCGCCGGGCTCTCCTGTTCCCCGCATCCACGATCGCTGAATACGCACTTTCCACGGCGGTGGCATAGGAAAAAGCGCTGCGCGGCGGCACGCGGCGACGTGCACGTTTGTCTTCGTTTATCTTCTCTTGAAATAAAACAGGCCGTTCAACTTGTCACGTTGATAGTTGGCAAGCGTAACCGCGGCTGCAAATGGTGTCACGTTAAAACGCTGTCGGACGAAATCGCCGGGGAGAAGGTGACCAGGTTTTATTTGAACAGCGAAAATCTCGAGCTGTCCGTGAAAGAGGCACCGTGGATACGCTACGTAAAAGCGACGATACGGAGCTTCAAAGCGAAGCGAG CGTATGTTCCTGGATTCGAGATCGTGATCGCCTCGAACGTGCCGGTGAGAAGCGGTCTTGGTAGCAGCTCCGCCCTGGTCGTTGCATTGTACACGTTCCTCGAAGCAATTACGAACACGTATACAGGAAACGTTCTGGAGAAAACGCTGGCATGCCACTTGGCGGAGAAGCTGGCGGCGGGATCCTCGGGTCCCCGCCTCGTCGACACTCTGACTTCCGTTATCGGCAACGAAGACAAGATTTTCGCCTGCGACACGCGATCCCTCGACATCCACGAGCACGATTGGAATCTGCTGGACGCGGAGCTGATCCTCATCGAGTGCCCTAACGTTCAGATCGATAGATTCTCTGGATCCCATTCCGCTGCAACGCGTCGCAAGGCAATCGCGACCGTTATGAGCACGACCAGCCGATGGCGTACGCATCCGGCTGGTACCTCGATGGTAGAACGCATGTTCCCGCAAGAAACGAAGAGCATGGCCAGGGATATCGCGAACGAGGACGAAAGAATATCGAGAATGATAAGCGCGATTGAAATGGAACGGCTGGACCAGCTGGGTAGGATATTGAATAGTTTCGAGTGTTTGTACAACTTAATCTGTTATATTTCCCATTGCGTAGtattaatattgtataattgA